From one Brachypodium distachyon strain Bd21 chromosome 4, Brachypodium_distachyon_v3.0, whole genome shotgun sequence genomic stretch:
- the LOC100830973 gene encoding mini zinc finger protein 1, which translates to MGPKGQANGNSTAAASEAEMNKQADQDGSGNKVVVQYRECQRNHAAGIGGYAVDGCREFLACLPPQDLLCAACGCHRSFHKRELAAAHSDSDFDAHASSFAAAGR; encoded by the coding sequence ATGGGGCCGAAGGGGCAGGCGAACGGGaactcgacggcggcggcgtcggaggcGGAGATGAACAAGCAGGCGGATCAGGACGGGAGCGGGAATAAGGTGGTGGTGCAGTACAGGGAGTGCCAGCGCAACCACGCGGCGGGCATCGGCGGGTACGCCGTGGACGGGTGCCGCGAGTTCCTCGCCTGCCTCCCGCCGCAGGACCTCCTCTGCGCCGCCTGCGGCTGCCACCGCAGCTTCCACAAgcgcgagctcgccgccgcccactcCGACTCCGACTTCGACGCCCACGCCTCCTCcttcgcggccgccggccgctga
- the LOC100831281 gene encoding uncharacterized protein LOC100831281 yields MNAVVVLKYGGSNELDQPPTIYRVPQELKRSCKQAFLPVAVELGLFAHPYRWTGSEHAIQHYKWCCVRRLISRHHLLQEPERTPALLRHCLDALESLEPRIRSSYHPRQQSYKVSSQELMCNMLLDGCFILHRLLKYARINRLEAFPAGLGRLNFSEQEDDDDDDWTQLFGRCWVWGFVTCDLLLLENQVPFFVVQKFSRSSGRTLMRAATSSWLAHCISFDPSGRRGCNPPISPAMRCTTSCTSSTALSDSRKKKLHLVINAGTWCPHQSSHSGYRAPGSWRRLVSSSGQGRPLMRQASST; encoded by the coding sequence ATGAATGCCGTGGTTGTTCTGAAATACGGCGGATCCAATGAGTTGGATCAGCCACCAACCATATACCGTGTCCCTCAGGAGCTGAAACGAAGCTGCAAGCAGGCCTTCCTCCCGGTTGCTGTTGAGCTTGGCTTGTTTGCCCACCCGTACCGGTGGACGGGCAGCGAGCATGCCATCCAGCACTACAAATGGTGCTGCGTGCGCAGGCTTATAAGTAGgcaccacctcctccaagAGCCCGAACGGACTCCTGCACTCCTGCGCCACTGCCTCGATGCCCTGGAAAGCCTTGAGCCGCGGATCCGGTCGTCCTACCACCCACGTCAGCAGAGCTACAAAGTCTCCAGCCAGGAGCTGATGTGCAACATGCTGCTGGATGGATGCTTCATCCTCCACCGCCTGCTTAAGTACGCGCGTATCAACAGGTTAGAAGCTTTTCCAGCAGGCCTTGGCAGGCTCAATTTCAGTGAGCAAGAggatgacgatgacgacgactgGACCCAGTTGTTCGGGAGGTGTTGGGTGTGGGGGTTTGTCACCTgcgatctgctgctgctggagaacCAGGTCCCTTTCTTCGTCGTGCAGAAGTTTTCAAGGAGCTCCGGACGGACCCTGATGAGAGCGGCGACGTCCTCGTGGCTGGCGCACTGCATCTCTTTCGATCCATCCGGCCGCAGAGGCTGCAATCCTCCCATATCACCTGCCATGAGGTGCACCACCTCCTGCACCTCTTCCACCGCTCTGTCGGACTCCCGGAAAAAGAAGCTGCACCTGGTGATCAATGCCGGCACGTGGTGCCCCCATCAGAGCTCCCACAGTGGATACCGTGCGCCagggagctggaggaggctgGTGTCAAGTTCCGGGCAAGGAAGGCCGCTGATGCGACAAGCTTCCTCGACGTGA
- the LOC100822284 gene encoding 40S ribosomal protein S16, with product MAAVLTRPTPGSVQCFGRKKTAVAVAYTKPGRGLIKVNGAPIELIRPEMLRLKAFEPILLAGRSRFKDIDMRIRVRGGGKTSQMYAIRQAIAKGLVSYLQKYVDEAAKKEAKDIFARYDRTLLVADPRRCEPKKFGGRGARARFQKSYR from the coding sequence ATGGCTGCCGTCCTGACTCGCCCGACGCCGGGCTCGGTGCAGTGCTTCGGGCGGAAGAAGACGGCCGTGGCGGTGGCCTACACCAAGCCCGGCCGTGGCCTGATCAAGGTGAACGGCGCCCCGATCGAGCTGATCCGCCCGGAGATGCTGCGGCTCAAGGCGTTCGAGCCCATCCTGCTCGCCGGCCGCTCCCGCTTCAAGGACATCGACATGAGGATCcgcgtccgcggcggcgggaagaCGTCGCAGATGTACGCCATCCGCCAGGCCATCGCCAAGGGGCTCGTCTCCTACCTCCAGAAGTACGTCGACGAGGCCGCCAAGAAGGAGGCCAAGGACATCTTCGCCCGCTACGACCGCACCCTCCTCGTCGCCGATCCCCGCCGCTGCGAGCCCAAGAAGTTCGGTGGACGCGGAGCCCGCGCCAGGTTCCAGAAGTCGTACCGTTGA
- the LOC100822594 gene encoding uncharacterized protein LOC100822594 has product MAATWVAVLAVVLVAAAQAAAGPVTAPAFLWAPKNYGFCSNEAKEVVHYQTISPNSLAKSVLEEGGWSNLVCSKEGSQKDVDVAVLFLGSKLQSSDISKDKQVDPALADTLKLSFTNSEFSMAFPYVAMSDDEKLETSLLSGFAENCEDGSGRNHITYTDTCTASSEDIKNHESMDSIQNLVKSRMGNNPSGQTELIVFCSGGFKENTKSEGELLSELVSVLNKAEAKYTILYASQPYGLLENPSDLPLARYLAEKTNTTKPVLEKCDGECQTKSSLLEGLFVGIVLLIVLISGLCCMMGIDTPSRFEAPQE; this is encoded by the exons ATGGCGGCGACGTGGGTGGCGGTGCTGGCGGTGGTGCTGGTCGCGGctgcgcaggcggcggcggggccggtgACGGCGCCGGCTTTCCTCTGGGCGCCCAAGAACTACGG ATTCTGTTCCAATGAGGCTAAAGAAGTAGTCCACTATCAGACAATCTCCCCAAATAGCTTAGCTAAATCTGTTCTTGAGGAAGGTGGTTGGTCAAACTTGGTG TGTTCAAAGGAAGGTTCTCAAAAAGATGTTGATGTTGCAGTTCTTTTTCTCGGATCAAAG CTACAATCATCGGACATATCTAAAGATAAGCAAGTGGACCCAGCTTTAGCAGACACGCTGAAG CTCTCCTTCACAAACTCCGAATTTTCTATGGCATTTCCTTATGTTGCCATGTCAGACGATGAAAAACTAGAGACCTCATTGCTATCTGGATTTGCTGAGAATTGTGAGGATGGTTCTGGAAGAAATCATATCACATACACAGACACTTGTACTGCAAGCAGTGAAGATATAAAGAACCATGAGAGCATGGATTCCATTCAA AATTTGGTAAAGTCACGGATGGGAAACAACCCAAGTGGACAGACTGAGCTAATTGTCTTCTGTAGCGGCGGTTTCAAGGAAAACACAAAATCAGAAG GGGAGTTGCTTTCCGAGCTGGTTTCTGTGCTTAACAAGGCTGAGGCTAAATATACAATTCTTTACGCTTCTCAACCATATGGTTTGTTGGAGAACCCATCCGACTTGCCATTAGCCAGGTATCTTGCAGAGAAGACCAATACTACTAAACCTGTTCTTGAGAAATGTGATGGAGAGTGCCAAACAAAATCATCTCTCCTGGAAGGATTATTTGTG GGAATAGTGCTGCTCATCGTCTTGATATCAGGACTCTGCTGTATGATGGGGATTGATACTCCGTCCAGGTTCGAGGCTCCCCAGGAGTAA
- the LOC112272319 gene encoding NAC domain-containing protein 77-like — translation MLSSKQHDGGRVAGGGLSLPPGFRFHPTDEEVIVHYLLPKVLYPAFACRAVTVVDIYSCEPRDLPSEARMGEKEWYFFVPKGLKYPTSSRANRATKEGYWKSTGRDKDIFGECTRELIGMKKSLVFYMGRAPAGVKTDWVMHEFRLHGRTRDWVIVNGQKDEWVVCKVFNKGEWEADSNPLENPDSVGADELDVGASGELDLSGVEGYDLELDSIPELDQELLDYIKDLDPFTSYQLNENHQLPEANTTTNAGTIDALPPYNMGCYSYTVPTTAGMPSFVVNPTGMIMPSLTNNVNVAISSIHQSANATTMAASSVPGSSNGAGAGSSWNVRQNLPNYGVGLGRSFFNGISLQEEQAVMADALGGLLSGAGPSSGVTPTMGSLLPSSAAAIASLPSPQQSTMEIYNDGGYPSYGVYAPDVAAGAAKDFGGRLH, via the exons ATGTTGTCGTCCAAGCAACACGACGGCGGCAGGGTAGCAGGAGGAGGGTTGTCGCTGCCTCCGGGCTTTAGGTTCCACCCAACGGACGAGGAGGTAATTGTCCATTACCTGCTCCCCAAGGTCCTCTACCCAGCCTTCGCCTGCCGCGCCGTTACCGTGGTCGACATCTACTCATGTGAGCCCCGGGACCTTCCAA GCGAGGCTAGGATGGGGGAGAAGGAGTGGTACTTCTTTGTGCCGAAGGGGCTCAAGTACCCGACGAGCTCACGGGCGAATCGGGCCACCAAGGAGGGGTACTGGAAGTCGACGGGGAGAGACAAGGATATCTTTGGCGAATGCACCAGGGAGCTTATAGGGATGAAGAAGTCCCTCGTGTTCTACATGGGGAGGGCCCCAGCTGGAGTGAAGACAGACTGGGTGATGCATGAGTTCCGCCTCCACGGGAGGACGAGAGACTGGGTGATCGTCAACGGTCAAAAG GACGAATGGGTAGTCTGCAAGGTGTTCAACAAGGGCGAATGGGAAGCTGATTCGAACCCCCTGGAGAACCCTGACTCCGTCGGAGCCGATGAACTCGACGTCGGTGCCAGCGGCGAGCTGGACCTGAGCGGCGTTGAGGGCTACGACCTGGAGTTGGACTCCATCCCTGAGCTCGACCAAGAGCTCCTCGACTACATCAAGGACTTGGATCCGTTCACAAGCTACCAGCTGAATGAGAACCACCAGCTGCCGGAGGCCAACACGACAACGAATGCCGGCACTATCGACGCGCTGCCCCCGTACAACATGGGCTGCTACTCCTACACCGTTCCCACTACAGCTGGGATGCCAAGCTTCGTCGTCAACCCCACGGGTATGATCATGCCAAGCTTGACCAATAATGTTAACGTGGCAATTAGTAGCATTCACCAGTCGGCCAACGCCACCACCATGGCCGCCAGCTCAGTCCCGGGAAGCAGCAatggtgccggtgccggctcCTCATGGAATGTGCGGCAGAATCTGCCTAACTATGGGGTGGGACTTGGAAGAAGCTTCTTCAATGGCATTAGCCTGCAAGAGGAGCAGGCGGTAATGGCAGATGCCCTAGGAGGGCTCCTGAGTGGGGCTGGGCCGAGCTCTGGTGTGACGCCGACAATGGGCAGTCTGCTGCCTAGCTCGGCGGCTGCGATCGCCAGCCTTCCTTCCCCGCAGCAGAGCACTATGGAGATTTACAACGATGGTGGATATCCTAGTTATGGGGTTTATGCTCCTGATGTTGCCGCTGGTGCTGCTAAGGATTTTGGTGGTCGGCTGCACTAG
- the LOC104585210 gene encoding NAC domain-containing protein 21/22-like translates to MTTNAATVDAPPPYHMDCYSYFVPTTSGMPSFVVNPTMDGGEEWYFFVQKGLKYPTGSRANRATREGYWKVTGRDMGILGGGTRELVGMKKSLVFYMGRAPFGVKTDWVMHECLHGRTKTRSSTVPSDKVMMREKDWYFFVQKGLKYPTGSRANWATW, encoded by the exons ATGACGACAAAcgccgccaccgtcgacgCACCGCCGCCATACCACATGGACTGCTACTCATACTTCGTTCCCACTACATCTGGGATGCCAAGCTTCGTCGTCAACCCCACCATG GATGGGGGAGAGGAGTGGTACTTCTTCGTGCAGAAGGGGCTGAAGTACCCGACAGGCTCACGGGCGAACCGGGCCACCAGGGAGGGGTACTGGAAGGTGACGGGGAGAGACATGGGTATCCTTGGCGGAGGCACCAGGGAGCTTGTGGGGATGAAGAAGTCCCTGGTGTTCTACATGGGGAGGGCACCTTTTGGAGTGAAGACTGACTGGGTGATGCATGAGTGCCTCCACGGCAGGACGAAAACCAGATCGTCAACGGTCCCAAG TGACAAGGTTATGATGAGGGAGAAGGACTGGTACTTCTTCGTGCAGAAGGGGCTCAAGTACCCGACGGGCTCGCGGGCAAATTGGGCCACCTGGTAG